In one Lolium rigidum isolate FL_2022 chromosome 3, APGP_CSIRO_Lrig_0.1, whole genome shotgun sequence genomic region, the following are encoded:
- the LOC124701952 gene encoding YTH domain-containing protein ECT2-like, which yields MKEAFDPPASVAVTPPETENTSSGCNIMGDVLAERDAVSSQRQCTCPADIPAERDSHHPWDGMQSEDDTDFLHHAHRTLSLLDYQEKSFEGKYATDTGSHVYSKQAISPRSEYDRQQPYSPLSSSCWENSSSLETRPGNRDTSWHAGMRSNIFGPRDDYLSSYPTGPTVRRSYQEAAKVDFSLDFHSEHRYKGSDRYTSFSKWNGQSIEPRSEIVDLPRGAHCLDETASFSSRWCFKNGGRGPSLPRGRAYGDEIPSLSSRSCNGNGVLSSPGPWSYGAETPSLASRQGHGDEIPSLSNQKFNGISRSSQWHHSAEIPSLSSRQIYGDEIPSLSTQKSNGILYSRQWQQYDADITSFSSRQGYGEDISVLSPHWRYRDRIPLYSGQRCHDAEAHRLSSYQQGASRGSGNPRGYQQGSSRGRRHLGDNFGHGLVSNQQVRVTTTRHTGTRPRVANRVVSNTNYCRNSKKENLSRNSEDLRDQVCGPRASKLNSASTPSTKKDILSPLVRRDQFNRSDFSVQYEHAKFFMIKSYSEDDIHKGIKYNVWASTPNGNNKLDAAFHDAQALTKEKDTKCPVFLLFSVNTSGQFVGMAEMLGPVDFKKTMDFWQQNKWSGFFPVVWHIIKDILNRLFKHITLENNDNRPVTFSRDTQEIGLPQGLEVLKIFKAYRHGTSILDDFDFYEEKENTRCAQKGINADSLHEARVSYFGTDDLKSTGDIEASMESINLHEPWD from the exons ATGAAGGAAGCTTTCGATCCGCCCGCCTCTGTTGCGGTGACACCACCAGAAACAGAGAACACTAGTTCCGGCTGCAACATCATGGGTGACGTGCTTGCCGAGCGAGATGCCGTTTCCTCGCAGCGGCAATGCACGTGTCCTGCTGATATTCCTGCTGAGCGAGACTCTCATCATCCATGGGATGGTATGCAAAGTGAAGACGATACCGATTTTCTTCATCACGCACACAGGACTTTGTCACTTCTGGATTATCAAGAAAAGTCTTTCGAGGGCAAATATGCTACTGACACTGGGTCTCATGTATATTCCAAGCAAGCGATATCACCACGGAGTGAATATGATAGGCAGCAGCCTTACTCTCCTTTATCGAGCAGTTGTTGGGAAAATTCTTCTTCATTGGAAACAAGGCCAGGCAATCGAGATACATCATGGCATGCAGGAATGAGAAGTAATATCTTTGGGCCGAGGGATGACTACCTTTCATCATATCCTACTGGTCCTACTGTGAGAAGATCGTAtcaagaagcagctaaagttgatTTTAGCTTAGATTTTCATTCTGAGCATCGCTACAAAGGATCAGATCGATATACTTCATTTTCAAAGTGGAATGGTCAATCTATTGAACCCCGCAGTGAGATAGTTGATTTGCCCAGAGGAGCCCATTGTTTGGATGAGACTGCTTCGTTTTCAAGTCGATGGTGCTTCAAAAATGGGGGCCGGGGGCCTTCACTACCTAGAGGACGGGCGTATGGCGATGAGATCCCTTCTCTGTCTAGTCGAAGTTGTAATGGCAACGGAGTGCTTTCATCCCCAGGTCCATGGAGTTATGGGGCTGAAACTCCCTCGCTCGCAAGTAGACAAGGTCATGGCGATGAAATCCCTTCTCTATCTAATCAGAAATTCAATGGCATCTCACGTTCAAGCCAGTGGCACCATAGTGCTGAAATCCCCTCGCTCTCAAGTAGACAGATTTATGGTGATGAGATCCCTTCTCTGTCTACCCAAAAGTCCAATGGCATTTTATACTCAAGACAATGGCAGCAGTATGATGCTGACATTACTTCATTCTCGAGTAGACAAGGTTACGGCGAGGATATTTCAGTACTGTCTCCCCATTGGCGCTATCGAGACAGGATACCTTTGTATTCTGGTCAAAG gtGTCATGATGCTGAGGCACATCGATTATCAAGCTACCAGCAAGGTGCTTCTCGTGGGAGTGGGAACCCAAGAGGCTACCAGCAAGGTTCTTCTCGTGGGAGGAGGCACCTGGGTGACAATTTCGGCCATGGTCTTGTTAGTAATCAGCAAGTTAGGGTGACCACAACCAGACATACTGGCACAAGACCACGGGTGGCTAACAGGGTTGTAAGCAACACTAACTACTGTAGAAATAGCAAGAAAGAAAACCTATCGAGAAATTCTGAGGATTTAAGGGACCAAGTTTGTGGTCCACGTGCAAGCAAATTGAACAGCGCATCAACGCCGTCTACGAAGAAAGACATCTTGAGCCCTTTGGTCCGTAGAGACCAATTTAATAGATCAGACTTCTCTGTTCAGTATGAACATGCCAAGTTCTTCATGATAAAATCATACAGTGAAGATGATATTCATAAAGGTATCAAGTACAATGTTTGGGCAAGTACACCAAATGGGAACAATAAGCTGGATGCTGCTTTTCATGATGCTCAGGCTTTAACGAAGGAAAAAGACACAAAATGTCCTGTCTTCCTATTGTTTTCGGTTAATACCAGCGGGCAGTTTGTAGGGATGGCTGAGATGCTAGGTCCTGTTGATTTCAAGAAGACCATGGACTTCTGGCAACAAAATAAATGGAGTGGCTTTTTCCCTGTAGTTTGGCACATTATAAAGGACATCCTGAATCGGCTCTTCAAGCATATCACTCTGGAAAACAATGACAACAGACCTGTTACTTTCAGCAGGGACACTCAAGAGATTGGCCTGCCCCAGGGTCTAGAAGTGTTGAAAATTTTCAAGGCTTATCGCCATGGAACATCAATTCTGGATGATTTTGACTTttatgaagaaaaagaaaatacacGCTGTGCACAGAAGGGCATAAATGCAGACTCGTTGCATGAAGCCAGAGTATCTTACTTTGGAACAGATGACTTGAAATCAACGGGAGACATTGAGGCAAGCATGGAGAGTATCAATCTCCACGAGCCTTGGGACTAA